In Puntigrus tetrazona isolate hp1 chromosome 23, ASM1883169v1, whole genome shotgun sequence, the DNA window atggtacTGTACTGAATGGCAAtgtattataaacaatataaaggtTAATGTATACATTACAACAAAGGCCTAGAGGGGGCGCCGGCAGCCTGACgattgttttacagtttaccGTTTAATGAATATGTGATggttcaaacttttattttgaaatagtgATGAACAGATGCGTAGATTTAAGTGATTTGGGAAAATTGTCTGATAATGCTTTTCATGGATTCTATTTTGTGAAAAGCGCTACTTCTGGTATTTTAGCGGTTACCCGacatggacaaaaacaaaaataaataaaatcgaaTAGTCGATAGAATCGATGAATCGTGACAGCCGAGTCAGAATATTTGAATGATGATAAGTGATGTTGAAAAATTCTGCTTTGTATCTCGagaataaatttcatttaaaatacaataatatatcacaatattactgtttacgatgtatttttcattcaataaatgcagccttgttacTCATAAGGGACTAAGCTTTCACCatctccaaacttttgaactgtagtgtatGCGTGTTTCAGAGCATCACTCACGTCAATCAGTTGCTTGACCTCTTGTTTCTTCAGGTCGCTGCTGATCTTGGCGGCGAGCAGTAGGCACGCGGCTGCCACCAGCTTCCTGTTCTGCTTGTTGAGACGCCCCTGCAGGACCAGCTTCTCAAAGTACACAAAAGCCATGGCTATGGTAACCGGCTGCAAGGAAGACTCCTCTCCTACTGAACGAATTTCTCTCTTCAAACTGATGAAGAGAGGGAATGACAAAGACGGCAAAACAACAACGTCTTTATCCACAAATGTCATTTCAAGCACTTTTGAACTTTAAAAGGGAtcgttcactcaaaaatgaaaaatctgtcgtTCCAAACTCATAAGACTTTGCatatttggaacacaaattaggaaatcactgaataaaatcattatttttgtacaaatggcattctcgtagcttcataaaattacagttgaaccactgatgtcagaTGGACTataatgatgtccttactacctttcagGACCTGAGCATGCACACTTGCTCACTATAGAGGGTCAGAGAggtctcggatttcatcaaaaatatcttcatttgtatcCTGAAGAAGAACTAAGGACTTAcagctttggaacaacatgaaggggagtaattcatgacagaattcttttttttgggtgaactatccctttaaaatttaactgttaaatgtaaaaaaaaaaggtttaatctGGTAACTGCACACATACAAAGAATACCATTTTCTGATTAACCTACCTGTGTATTTAAGCATTTGAGGCTAaacgtttaaaaacatttgtgtgtacCTTCTGATTTTGCTCAGTGTGAGTTTGATGTGGGGGAACTTTTCCTTAAAGGTCTCATTCATGTCCTTTTTCAGATCTGACGGTTTGACGTACTCTATTACTGTTGTCtgtaagagagagaaagcgagtcACCGTTAACAGAAAATTTACATCGGTAAACTTTTTCCAGGGTACACGGGTATAAGCAGTATTATCCAGCGGTCAGTATGACGTCTGTAGGTCAGACCACCCTGCTTTCAGCCCAGAGGTTTAATAACACAGATAGCCATTCATCCCTACAGATGTGTATGATGGGTAAATTAATGtctaaaaacaagaaacaagacCTAACTGGGCTGCATTAAACCttccaaaacacaaaaacatatctGTGAATAGGTAAATGGCTGAGCAGCTGTGCTGCGTGGTATGATTTAAAAGTAACAACAAGATAATAACcaatatatgataaataatcaataataatctCTCTCACCATGTATGAGGCAAAGATGAGCACTCTTTTATGTTTTCCACATGGCCACCGTGGGTCACTGAGCACATTAGGGTCATAGTCAATGTCTTCAAGGCCTGAAAAAACaccaccccacacacacacacacacggctgtcAATTGAGCCAATCAAACTACAGGAAACACAACTTAATATGGCTAATTTAAGCATGTTTTTGAGATGGTGCCAGCATCTTCCTGCACTGACTAGGCTTAGTTAtattaaaggggtagttcaacCAAAAACCAGACGTCGGTTACATTTCACGGTGAATaaatgacagtgtttttttatttttggctgaacaTTTACTTTAAGACGACACATATAAAAACAGCTATTAGCGCTCAGCACGTACAATCAGTGACACACTTGGTTGACACAAGTGTTGCAAATGCAGGCTTGCTAAATAAGGCACAAGAATACACAGAGCTGTGTTGATgactcacacactcactaagCATTAGAATACAGGAATAGCAGCATTAGTaattatgacacacacacacacacacacgcagacacacacatttgtgCCTGAAATACTGTGATAATAACCATGTCTACCAAGTTGATTGAAATGTCCCTACCCACTCTGTGAATTATACAGCATTAGAACCTTTATTAAGCTCCCAGTTACTGCACACTTtttgaatgagtgtgtgtgtttagtttctgagtgaatgtgtgtatgcTTTGCATGCTTGTGTGATTTAATTTCACCATTTAGAAGGGAATGAAACAACTTTTGCGTGTCCACAGTCCAGAATTagcattaaaatgcttttaagcaTTACAACACGCACTTACAAAGCCTTACAAAGTCGAAAAAAGGTCAGAAGCAAAGGAATCTGTCATAGAAAAGAGTTACAGGTgttcagtaaaaacaaacaaaaaagatactGTATCTTCACTAATTATCCAAGTTGGCCAAGTAATACCAAATAAGACCAAGAAAGTTTATGTATAGAGTAGGTCTAGGGTTATTCTTCAGATATTTAGCTTATTTGAGGACAATATATGCCTATATATGGTCCTCAcaagagtgtgtgtatatgtgggAGACATACCCAGGTCCAGGCCGACGGTGCTGTTAAGGCGAGAGGGAGGATAACTGCAAGGGATGCTGTTTCTGGAATAGGGCACGGGTAGAGCGAGATCCACTGCGGGCTTGTGGCGGTCCAGAGCGTTAGTTGGGTACAGGAACTGAGCGTACGACACCGTCTGCACAACAAATAATATCATAACAAGCCGTCTGTCAGCCTGAGACGTCCTGACGGGCCCCTTTAGCCCTCTGGATGCATCAAATGATATAAAGCTGTCATTCCTGAGCAGGTCCAGCGGTACACGGAGCACAACGCCCTGTGACATTTCCTGACTGACTGATTGACAGGTGCAGTGAAAGAATGACACGCTCTTACCCTGCCGTACATGCCCAGTTCCACCCCTTCTAGCCCGGGAAGCATCTCTAGGGTGGTGGATATTCCTCCAGATGAGTGCCTCCGCCGCTGGGCATCCAGACGAGGGTCACTGACACAAAGACAGATTGACAGATGCTTGTTTTCAAtgattaaatctaaaattaagaACAGGGATGGCCAGACGTATTTGTCAGCTGATCCCCTTTGAcctgacattttatttgaagtacactgaaatattaatattttaagaatttaaagggatagtgcacTCAAAAAATTTTGATAATCACAACTTAGAATAgccaaaaatattcatttgtgtttcaaagtaATTTTGGGGTTAATCATTCCTTTAACAACACATTTGCACATTCATTGCTGTCTGATGTCAGATaatggtcacatgacatgcatttaaaaaaaaaaaaaaaaaaaaaaaaaaaaaaaaaaaaagtgttttagttaactgttttaattttcatttaattgaaaagtgttataatgcatttactgttgacaattatttaattaaagtgcattacaaggcatatttaatgcattaaaactacttgcattaaaatcctttattttagttgatatgtaaattacattttcttttgagAAAACAGTCCAAACATATTAATGACTCACATTAACGACCCGCAACACTGTCCAATCAAATGCTCTGTAAGACTGTGAATCCTCTTAAGGCTACCTACTTCTAAAAAAACTGTGACATACACTAAAATCTGTtggctatttaaaaataaaagcccttGAGATGGGCCTTGCAATATTTCCCACAACGAAACAAGACAAAGACATGCTAGCTCATTAAAATTACTGTTGTTTGGTTGAAAGCGCAGCACACAGagctttacagaaaacaagTTCAAACACAGAGCTAATTCAACACTCaattaacaacacacacaaGTCTAACTCACCCAATACAGACAGCTTTAAATTCAACCTGATGTCCCAATCTATTGCTTTTCCTTTCAGAAGTAGCTGAGTGTTGTGTACAGAGCTGCTCTTTAAGCACTGActgaacacacacgcacacacaaacatatatatatatagttttcacTACGTCTAGCATCCCTTATCTACGGTCTTAGACTTCTTGCATAACATGGCTGTttaatttcttctctttttcaaaaaaagtgacCTAAAAGACAAAGTTTCCCATGGTTCGATTccttttttcagcatttcatgAAACCATAATGAAAGAGGGTGGGAAAGGAGAGGAGGTTTTGGCCGTGTCATGCCAGGAAGCATTTCATGGATGTGGGAAAAATTCCTTCCTGTCCCATTTGCCCTGAATCTCACCTAGATATGAATCCCTGAGAAAAGCCAAGGAAACCAAACAGACCTTATATTCAGATCAACATAACTCCGTAACTGTGCATCTGACTATTTGAGATTtaggaaatgtaaaaacatgtaatgCAACTGACAGCTAGGAATACAAATTTCAATTCTAATTTTGAATTCTCAACCTTAATGATCCATCAATTCTTCTACTATGTTAGTATGGTTTTGTATGGGATTATTCAAACCCAGTCTCTtgctaacaatataaatgtacaaatataccAAGGAAAAACTTAAAGGGCaacttcattcaaaaataaatacaaatctgtcaataattacttcgtttccaaacccataagacattTGCTCATCTTCggaataataattatgatattttgcaAGAGCTGAATTGCAAgcgctttctgaccctccatagttATATAACTGAAACAATTTCTTTACCCAGAAAAGTAGTaagaacatcattaaaatagtccatgtgacatcaatgGTTCAACTGAAATGTTATGAAGCctcaagaatatttttttttgcaagaaaacaaaaccaactttttaaaaaaaaaatgcattctctTCCGTGTGAGTCTTCAACATGCATTTTAGAGACGAATAaaggcatatttaaaaaaaaaaaaaaaaaaaaaaaagaatattacatTACAGTATATTCCTGGTTCATTTTGAGTTGTTGAAAGTAAtactgaatgattcagtgagtcAATAACTGTTACAAAGCGATTCAGTAAGAGAGTGAATAATTGGTCTGAATAGACAGATTTAACACTTATTACTTGAGTCTTTTGCCTGATTAATGTATGAAAATCTGAATCAAACAGACTGGCTAAAGTGCAAACCAAAATCCTACCTGATAACAGACAACTTGAGAAACATAGCTTCATTAAGCTTGACTGAGTGAATGTACCCCTATTACACTATACTGTACAGGCAAACCGGACCTTTGATTTAAATAGGCAGATTTTCATGTCTGTTTCATGCATACCTGATGTGGAAGCTCTCTCCATAAGGCAGCACAGAGAAGGCGGCACACAAAGACCTTTTGGCGCAGATAAGCACGATCCTGTAGTGGTGAACACAAACTAGTTAACATTACACCCACAGGCCGGCTCATAAAGGACACGCTAATCTCTACATTCAGATCAAGACCAAACAATACCTGTGACACCAGAGTGGTCAAATAAGGCAGTTTTCAAAATACACTCCtgcctcaacacacacacacacacacacagttaaaaCACCTGCACTATCAGTCCCAGTGTACACATCTCTCTCATTTCtccacacaaaaacacaggaaGTGGGGGGTGTGAGTCAGCTATTGGTGTGTGACTGCCTCTTAACCATAGAAATGTCAAAGTGTGGTAAGATGGCAGTTAACACGAAACTGAGGGTCTACCGCAGCAGTCACATGTCAGTGGGGACATTTCTCCAGAAATAACAGTGTGCATGAGTCAGTGCAATTAATCCAATCATTTTCTACAGATTTCTGGGATGGATTTCCATTTCTATCTCAGGTATCAATATTGGGTTTAATAGATTGTTAACAACCATCATGTGTCTCCATTAAGAAAACCATCCATTTTTATACTGAACtcgcatttatttgtataactACAAACTAGCTTCACAGAAAATGTAAGTTTCTACATTATAGTTAAGGGTATTTTATCGGTGGTTACCTTGTCAAGGTGATTTTCagattgtttattaaatattaaaattgaaaaatgctatataaaagcAGGACCCCAACAGTCTTACAGGATATTAATGTGAATTCTGCAACTGTGCTCCATTGTTTTCTATAGAGAAGAGTTTTAGCTTACTTTTTGTTcgctttttttatattgagcCTCTGCATTTATTCCATAGATGAGGCCACTGAACACCAGGCTTATCTGGACCTGTGATCATCCAGTGGAAAATATCTTGGTCATTAAGCAATCCTGTCTGTGACCCTGAGAATGCAGTAGTAGGTACGTGCGTATTTGTGTGTGAAAACCcaaggcctgggaacacaagCAGAAAATATGGGCCGCTGTCTATTTGGGGCAGTTTATAATGGGATTTTTGTAAACATAGCCAACGTTCAACAGATGGAATGAGGCCAGATCTCACGGAGAACAGCCACTTCCTGAAGAGAACAACCAAATTCCAAATTCGGTGTCAAAACTATGACATAATATCCAATCATAGATGTTATGCAAATTTAGATAACTGAAATACAAATTTTGTAACTTTGGGGTTCAATGCAGTTGGCATTCTTCAGTAAGACATGAACAAAGCTAATAAAACAATTTGCATCAAAATTagtgaaaaaccaaaaaacattgatattgtgaaatattattacagtttaaaatattattttttttcaatttgaatataaaagtaaggtctaaaacacacacacacttatttatttatttagacgcGACATTTCCATAACTGTTTAACCGTGGCTCTATATGCCACCAGactagaattaaaatgaaacaatcaagactttaagctttaattaaatgggttgaacaaaaatataacaaaatccTTATTAATTACAACCATTTTTATACACAGCTCCCCATTTTAGGCGCTCTAATTGGACAGCACaataaataatgttcattttgtaataatttgttaaatCCATTGTGAGCAATGACTGCCTCATGGTCATCACCAGAGGCTGGGTTTCCTGCTTTCTGATACCTTGTCAGGCCTTTACTGCAGTGGTATGTTTTcgcttttgatcagtttaatgcatccttaatgACCCCAAACTTAATATAAACTGATAATAACCTACTTTTGCCGTTCTTCAGAATATCAAACTTGCTGATTgcccaaaataaaagaaatgtaccGTTTTAATACGGCCTTCATTAAAAAGTGACTTATGATAATAGGAAATGTGTAATTGCTATTTGTGTATAAACCGTTAGAGATATGATGTTGTTATCACATGAATCGTACAAGAGCACTGCATAAAGTAATTGTAAACAGATCATTGCCAAACTGAGAAGAGAATGATGACGAGAGCCAGATTGTTTGTTTgaagaacagagagaggaaaacatGACTAGCATGggaaagagacagacacacacacacacacacacacacacacacacacacacacagccagacAGAGGGCTGTTATCACTGGTATTACCAAcccaaacccacacacacacacatatggagGAATGAATAAACACACCTGCTGCCCCTGGTATCATACTGCCTCATGTTCTTAATAAAGTGGACTTTCTTCACGGAGCGTGGACGAGGAGAGCCAGATGCGTTCCGACTCCTGAGGACAAATACAGATGGACAGAACATGggtaaaacatgaaatgaaaatcctTTAGTCTTTCATATTTGGTTTCACCTCACCACTGTCTGAAAATTAGACGCGAGCTTTATAATGCATGCAGCTGTGACTCAGAGCAGCTACATCAGAACTATTCAAAACAGCCCAAATGCCCACAAGTATTTCATCCAAACTCAACTTCGACGGaaagaatcaaaacaaaacacaaaattcagcacacacacaggattTATGCTGCTTGAAACCGCTTTAAACCAAATGCGATTCCTTTCATTTGTTCTATATAAAGTCATGTATTATTATACACCCGTTTGTTCCCGTTCAGCCAAGCGCTGCTGCAgtgtttaaatgctgtttaaatgtgACTGAAGTGTGTGAGCCAACCAACTGGCTGTTTCCCCTCCTCAAGAGAATGTGCCATTATGGCTAATGAAACTGACCATGACCTGCTCCACTTGGCACCACCATTATGTCTCTTTGCTCGTTGACATGAAACTACCCTCACATTTTACTAAGATGTGATGAGAGCAGGGctagttattacattttgataaaagaCAGACagtttccttttaaataatgatgaaTCTCTTGcaataaaacattgttaaatcATTCCGTgtgtaaaaaaagaagcagcagGAGACCAGAAAGTACTGTACAAGGCAATCACCACTGACAATATGGTGTCTGTACAAAATTATAGAAAAGTTAATATACAggcatacatatatgcatacacacacacacacacacacacaaatatataaaaaaatcttttacaactttgatttttatttatttagcattcatTAAAGCATATAAATAGTGCAAACTGTTAGGTtgcaacaggttttttttttcctataaaattctatattgtattttttaagcaACTCAAATGTATCATGCATAGGAATGCACAAGAGTGCCAAGAGCTCTGCAATTCTTTGGAAAATATGGATTATGGCGCATTAAACTAGGAGATCAGGTTTTAAATGCCAAATACCAAGTGCCTGAGCAGACAGCCGGTCAAATCTCACAAGATTTCTGCTACATTTCGTCTTACGTCCTGgttaaataataatgtgcacTGCAAACCAACAGTTTCATAACTGAGCAGTTGTTAGGGCTTTAGAATGACACCAGATCAACAGCTAGTcagtcttaaagggacagcaacacaactgatgCATTTAAGGCCTAGAGAGGTAGTTAGGGCACCATTAAAATAGTGGTTCAAACAGCTACGATATTTTAATGAGAATACtcattgaataaagtcatttgcTTTGCAGACAAAATTATTCTCAGAgattcataaaattaaggttatgaaccactgatgtcacatggagtattttaattatgtccttactacctttctgggtcttgaaCGCGGTAGTTACATAGTTGTATATGCAGGGTCAGCAAGCTCTCGGCAGCAATATCAATGATATCTTCCAGGTCTGGAACGACACGAGTGAGTAATgccagaattttcacttttggaaGCTTAAATATGATGTGGTTCAGACATGTAATTAACGTCTATCAAAAAACCCATAGAAAGTCAGTTACATAACTTTTGATCTACGTCTCATCTGTGTGTATTCAAAGCTTGTACCCTCTATCCCTACACGAGCATCACAGATTTCTGTTTTGGCCACCAAACCAGGCCACATCTACCTTCTGTTTGGTTTGATGTAAAAACTATTACACAACCCTAGCGTGCcgaacaaacacaaacagctccCCCTATTCGCACCCTCCATCTGCTCCGCCATTTGTGTAGCGATACACCCTCCCTCCGAATCTGAATTACTGTTATCATAACCCAGGGCGAGGAACCGCACCTGCGTGCAGGCGAGCGAGAAGAAGAGagcaaagaaaaactgaagacTGTGACCGAAAACAAATGACTTGAAACCCTTTTATTATCTCCAGAATGAAAAACGTGATGAACTCTGAAGCAGCTGCCAGCTTTGGGTAAACCTCATTCTCCTCGGCCCATCTGTCACTCACTTGATCctgacatttcatttattctgtcttttctctctgttttctaGTAAATCTCAATCCATTTGCATCCGTCTCAAATGCAGAAAATGGGATGGAGAGGGGACTAAGACACGAGTTTGGTGAGGCGGGACGCCGGGGGTCAAATCAAATCACAGACACAATCAGAGTGGGCAGATTGCCCAGAGAAAGATGGATGTGTTTGTCTGAATCATCCATTAAGAGCGTTCATGGAAACAACAAATTTCTTTATTGATTAGACTCGTCTCTGTGTATCAATGacgacattattaaaaacaacattgctTCTAAgcgaatacatttacattacttaTTTAGTGATGCACTGGCATAAAAATCTAGATGATACAAGATATATCATGGAAAATCTACTAAACCGTTAAGTATGTAAAAATACAACTGTAAAAACTTAAGTCAACAGTAATTTAATTCACATCAGATTAAAATGTACAGACTTTGCTCAGACAGGGTACTGTATAACAATTTGTTTCATACTTTACTTTTGGTGGTTCTGGTCAACAAAATAgttaaggcattaatatgttctAATAAGctactaataaacagcctatATGTAAAatcatgctaataagcaaccagtgagaactggtccctaAACTAATGTCTCGGTTGGTACTAACTGATCACGGTCTCATTCATCTGACCTTATGAATATATGACCATTGccaaaattaactttaattttaataagattttataaaacttaataaataaaattgatgaGGAACAACCCatcagtttcaaaaagaaatacaaagcCTGTGCtgacaaagaaaactaattgaTGAAATACGGAATctaatataacaatttttacaaacatttcacAAGCATTTAAGGATATTTTATGCAAGTATAAGAGAACCTTAAGGGCAGCCttaaggaagaagaagaagaagaaaaaaatttaataaaaatcacactttgTGCTTTATGCAGTCGGGCacatgtaattttacattttttgatttccttgcattaaaatagtaaaacaacTGTAAGACAACAGAAAATCCACATGAGAGGATGACTCATCAGCCCATGGAATCTCATGCAGCAGGCTGGCAAGGATAAACAAACAGTTAAGAAAGAATGTACTATCCTACAGGAATAACTCAAGTTAAGAGGCAGAGGAATGTTAAAATGTTCTCCTCCATATACTGTACCGCTGCTCTTCTATCTTCATAACCCATGTCTATTATATATCTCATATTTTTATGTCCAGCAGATCCCTGCCCCTCATTCCAGGGATCAATAGCTGTTCCTGGCTGACTGGATGCAGTCTGGCCACAATCACGTCACAAAGCTTTGAATAAATACCCTGGCGTAATCCTGCCTGGACTGGACATGCACAGAATTAAAGTGCTGAGAGAACATATGGCCTGATTCCATGCTTCCAATGTTCCAATAGCACACGGGGATAAAAGACAAGGCTAGAGAAGCAGCGCCGGGGCAAAAAGTGCCGAAGCACAGGCTCAAGAGGAAGAGAGTGGGTGAAATGTCAGGCTTCAATCCGTGGGCTGGTGTGTTGGAGGTGAGACATGGGCTACTACATAATTTAAGAGCCAGATCTTTGCCTCAGAGTTTAGTAGTTCAAGACAGCTGCTGTTTTGGATTGTACATAAACATATGATTGAAGTATATATACTTCAATAAGGTCTGCAGGCAGTACATAAAGTATCcggaaaatattaataaatcacaacTGTTTCCAAATGTTGTAAAAgtcccctattatggatttttaaaaagtgtgcaaCAAGTGAATGAAACGTTTTAAAAGTGCACAgcgtataaagttattgtctcaaAAGAAAGTCGAgtctgaatcatttaaaaaagtttaaaaaaacaaaacaaaacaaaaacaacatcccAAGCTGTTTCATACAGACATCAACGTAAAAACATTAGTATATTACCCGCTAATGTCTTGGAAAACTTGATTTtcatgttggtctgaatgaaaatgccaattcattctttgccactaggtgccgcttttggagtGGTAAAAGCAACCTGGCCTCATTGGAAATACGTGCC includes these proteins:
- the cables2b gene encoding CDK5 and ABL1 enzyme substrate 2, giving the protein MAAAACSTQSTLNPCAGKLLREHLRKSKDSRRRQAALLFLTNISLDGRPVRNNVSAAGPSDAEFQCSDIGATVNELSAAASSDGTFSSLSVPRLGLLGVPPILVLPSDSGFSNPGSTEMFLERERGSFSSQSNLLSPCSLQPTPLGARKSPTLLSVQSCGSSLESRPRSRNASGSPRPRSVKKVHFIKNMRQYDTRGSRIVLICAKRSLCAAFSVLPYGESFHISDPRLDAQRRRHSSGGISTTLEMLPGLEGVELGMYGRTVSYAQFLYPTNALDRHKPAVDLALPVPYSRNSIPCSYPPSRLNSTVGLDLGLEDIDYDPNVLSDPRWPCGKHKRVLIFASYMTTVIEYVKPSDLKKDMNETFKEKFPHIKLTLSKIRSLKREIRSVGEESSLQPVTIAMAFVYFEKLVLQGRLNKQNRKLVAAACLLLAAKISSDLKKQEVKQLIDKLEERFRISRRELIAFEFTILVALEMALYLPESKVMPHYRKLVQQT